The nucleotide window cttctttttctcatatTATGCAATGCCTCTTTGAATAAGTTCTGGCTTTTGGGAACTGGcggcaactccagtctgagaattacattatttcaaatctcaagatgaatttccatcaccgtggtcatcaagactagacaATGCTATgcaaatacaaaccatttacactAGTTTTAGGGATGACAGGAAAGCCTGAAATCTGGGAGAACAGTGCTTTAGTGGGTTTCTATTGTACTAGGTTATGTGTTTGTGGCTTTTAAACTctggagtgaatcaaacaacacaaagaaatgttagggttagggttggtaCTGTTCAGGTTCTAATAACTTGTGGTGAGTGTTAGtgaaagtgtaaagtgagctcAGGCCAGTGAGTGCGGATGACGACACCCAGACTCTCATATGAAACAAACCAACCGCTGCTTCGGTTCTGATTCTGTTCTTCACACATGTGTTGCTCCCAATCGACATTTACCGCCTGGTTCACATTAACGAGCTCAGCTGCTTCATTGTCCGTGTGTGAGGAGGCAGCCATTATCCTTCTTTTTGGACTTGtacacatggaaacacattcGATACATAAGATTAACCTGTTTCAAGCATCAGAACATTTAATCCACATGGGTAAAGGTGTATTTTCAAAAGAGATTTGAAGAATTTCAAAAAACAGATGAATCAGATAGATCAAAGAGAGGTGATTTTAAACCAAACAGATTTCATCATATGAACTAGTTTAGACCATGCACATACATACTTTGCAAGGAAAACATATTAACCATAAAAAGACATGGAGGatattatgaaaaatatatCAACACATATCCTTCATTTTATTCAATGAGTTCTATTTTCTAGGGACATATCAATTGTTAAACTGATAAAAACAGCTAAAGGAAGGATTATTGATTCACCATTTAAAGTAGTGAACTATGAATAACATGAACAGCTTTTGTTGCAAACGAATCATTTcactcctgtatgactccttaTGTGTGTGATAAATTTGTCTTATGGTTAAATCggagagcaactaaatggtttctctcctgtagaCCTGAGACgtttcttctcctttctccacctgcagcagaaagtctCGTGTTCCGACCccggcagcagctgcacggcCCACATGCTCCTCCGTCCTGCGCACTTTGAGTCTCATCGCGAACAAACAGAGCCAGAGGCCGGGAAACAGAAACACGTAGTTcagagcgccccctgctggactgCAGGATACATGTAAtcagtttaaaaacatttaaccacaaaaggacagaggagacataTTGATTCCTGATGGCAATTCTTATATTTAAGCTCTGTCTGGTTGTTATAATGTATGTTATTGATGTGATGATGTAATTAATGATTAGCAACAGTTTGTGTATTAACAAtcaatataacaataatatgctgtGTGTAGTTTCAGAGTGTGGGAAGTGTCACTATCAAATTCCTGATATCTCTGACTTACAAGACGGAGGCtgatgtttacatgtttttccTACTTGGCTGCTCCGGGTTTGATTCATATGAACGTGGCTCTCTGTACAGCCTGACAGGGATGCCAGCAGGACTCTGGAAAGAAGCTTTATGTTTAATGAATGAAGCTGGTGACTCTAGGTAAATCAAACAGGGAATCCCAGGCTGCAGTTGCTAGTCTTGGAGATCTCTGATCAAATATTTCTTCAGATAATCTCACCATGTGAACATCCTCACTAATGCAGATCCATGGGTGTAAGCTTGGGAGACGCTAACTTTTGTCTGGAAAGTGTGCGCTACTGGAAGCTGTGTTAGGTTGCATTCTGGGAAGTATTGGATGCTTCATTGTTCATATGGGCCAAAAATTAGGaaatttttaatattttggtCTACACCCTGCTGGTTTgatttttataattgttttttattactttgAAGGTGATGCCTGATCTTATGTTAATAAGATAATTTCcataaatatttttcaatatttgtatCTGCTTCAGCAATGTTGAAAATTAGGCAAATCTTTAACTACAGTTGTCTTCTTCACCATGCACCTCAACAGGCTAAGAAAATGTGTGACCTCAAATTATTCTATTGTTAAATATAGTCCGattttatcttcattttagtTAATGCTCAGTTGGGTGCTTGGTACTAAAGCCTCATGTCTCAGCTCAGCCACGCCATCTGTCTCCATCTTGTGGCAATTTAACAAACAGCAATTGAGGGGGAAAGCATCACAGGAGAGCcagagaaaatataattttcttttatttcagacCATAAAAACCATTTAATGCCACGGCCGCCAGTTAAAGACCCTCAGTTAATGGcatcgtaaaaaaaaaatcttcggCAGTGaaagacctgctgcagctggagcctGTATGAACAGAAACTTGAACATGCAGCATTGATCAGAGCAGTGTGAGCGTGTTAAAAAGGTAATGAGATGTATATTACTGCACCTTGGAGGCactgttaaaaaagaaagaaaaggcacACATTGATAAATCTGTTCCAAGAGAGCCTCCTTCTCATAACTACATCTTGAAAATGATTGAACAGCAGAGAAACTGAACTATGCTACTATTATAATTAATCAATCTGGACTAATTTTAATCCAAAAATCACATACAGCTTTCATTTTGATTAAAACAGATTGAACAGGAGTAACATGGTTTTATAAATAGCCTCTAAGGAACAGATACTTTCATACACATAGAGGAGAGAGTATTTATGACTATGTACAGTTCATAATGGCCAGCGCTTGGAGTTCTTTGAAACTAAACTGGTTCTGTAACAGCAGAGCAGGGTCAGAGTTGACAAACATATGTGCCTGACTTGTTTCCTGAAAAAAAGCAATATGTGTTTTGATAtaattttctaattttaaaGGGCCTGTTTGGACCCAACAGGGGGCGCTATGGAAGTGCTGCAAATTGTCTCCATCAGCTGGCTGGCTCGAGGAGCCTGATCCTCAGACACCACTACAGatagtttcagtttttttttcttttaaatgaaccACTGAAGCCTGACTTCAAGTATTTCTAGAGTTAAGACACAGCGAAAAAAAGAATGATCAGTTTTAAAAGACTGATGATTCTGCACAGCATAATTGTATACATCCCTTCTAAAGGACCACTCAACCGTAAATCTATTTCACCTGTAGGTCTTCTCTTCACTTTCATGGCCCAAATCAAACTCAGATGTCACAATTTTGAGAGATAAACCGGATTCTGTATTGGTGTCACTGCTGGTATTTTGAACCTTACTGCATGCTGTTATGTGATGTTTAACCTACTacagctgttgtttttgtgcatgAAAACAGTTTTGTAACTTTGACCCCAATCTAGCAACAGAGCAGAAACCCCTCACACACCAGTTAAGTAGCTCAAGAACCAAAGCAGGCTTTACATTCAATAACTATTTCTCTATATGCCTGAATACAAAGCTGCAAGCATTTTAAAAGGACATACTCACATACATAACCAGCACACAATTAAGCCCTTCATTAAATATGTAATgacctgatttttttttacagatttctcCAAAGTCAAAAACGTTTTTGTACACAGCATCTTTCCTCTTTTAAACTATACAAACTGTCCTTTGTAGTGCATTTAGGTGACAAACAGAATAACTAAAACGATTAATTATTTCCATCCACACATATTACAGTGACCTCTTCTTTGCCAGGTGGAAATAACTGCTGGTGGTGAAACAGGGAAGGTAACACTATGAAATGTCCTTTAAGAACAGTGACACGTGTTTTTTTCCTGGTGTCAAGTGAACGCCTTAGACCTTATAGAGATTTCTGTTTAATTTCACACAATTTCAATGGCCGGTATTGGGTTGGAAAAATTGTGTGTCATTAAAGTGCCTTAAATCAATGAAGTCCTTGAAATCCAATATTATTATGAAAGTTACCAGTAGAAACAAACTAAGAAGAAGGAAAGGTTTCACCAGACAGCAGTGATATCTATACATCACTTTGATGGCTTGACGGTGGTAATTTCTGGAAGAGGCCCAACAGGAGCCCCTGAGGAACTGATGGGGATGACTCCAGTGGCCAGCAGGATGATGatcaggatgatgatgaggacgaTCACCACGATGACCACGACCATCTTGACGTTCTTCCACCAGTAGGAGCGAGCCACTTTCACAGAAGTCTGTTTGAAGTGCTGAgcctgagacagagagagatgtttgtGAGAAAGCAAATGGCCGAGCGAGAGGCACTGGACCTTCTCCAGAGTGTCTCCTGCCAAGCCTTAGTATAAACTCATAATGATAATAACCAAATGAGCTGATccgagaacacagcaggagaccCTCATCAGGATTCAGCGCGAGCGAGTGAAACAAGAAGAatgcaaatatctcaggatgaaaaggcAGTGCCATAAACGTAGAAAAGATCAGGGCAGACACCgctgtcgatgtgctgtaaacaaaatgtgtcacgttctgcctcctgcatgcgGAGCTACTGCTCAACTGATTGCTGCAGAGATTTctatgttgttgtgaacatgtctgacagGAGAATCTCCTTCTGCAtaaaagacaaactctggataaagtccagacccaattgttTCTCTGGAGTCCATTCCTTAAAACGCTTTATTAATAGAAATGAAGGGACATCAAATATATCATCAGTGTTTCCAATGGCAAACTGACGGGATGACTAATACTAAAACATCCTGTTGTATAAATAGTGGGCAGGTTTTTCTTTCTAACTTATTTAGTGTAAAAATGCCTCTCCACCAAGTGAGATACAGTATATTCTatctagggttgcaaaggggtgcAAAATTGCTGTaatgtgcaggactagtcaggtaagtatcaatgatattactggggaaaatatattaacatgctgattgaggattgttcatctagcctatctctattcatttattcatcaattgtaaaatatttttaaagacgattccagttgtttggccaactatttatatctcattgcataagtgtttttttacaagcttttttctcatcttattctacagaacaattccacatgcactatctcatgtgtggagacatttcagcccagccaatgtagaaggaaaggctgtgtgcatttgcaaatactgtacaaagacctatgttaagaatgacacaaagatgcagaagcatatagtcaagtatTTTTGCTACCTGGAGAAAGCTTCCAGCGGctactgggaaaaaaaacatagacttgTTATCCTCCTCCTGTTTTGTTGAGCTGTGGCAGAAGTAATTCCTGAGAAATGAGCCATTTCATGCCCAGTGGCCAAGAGAATTTCATAGTGAAAACATTGCTTATGAGGTGCCGATCTCAATGCAGATGGTGTCTTTGTTATGTAGCCATTACATTGTGAAATCAAGATTCACTTCATAATGATAAAGCAAAAAAGGGCAACGTAAGATAAGTGAATCATGGGCTCACTGGCTTTTACTGAGACATTCACATGCAACAGAAAAATTGAAGGAATAAACTGCTGTTGAGACACTGACCCCTGCCTGCAGGTCCTCAGACTTTCCCATGAGGTCGTCCAGCCTCTCTCCTCGGGCCAGGATCCGGTCCACATTCTCCgtcatgatgtttttcacgcCATCGACCTGATCCTTCAAGGTCTGCACCTTGTCCTGAGGCTCTGATTCCGCCCCCACGCCTCCCCGCTCCTTGCATTGGACAGAAAAGTAATTTCAGAAAATTATTTGAGGAACAAAGAAGAGGACAAAATGTGCGTTTTAATCAATGTGTAACAGGCCACTGTGGAATTCAGCTGATAAAACTCTTAATTGTGTTTGTATCAAGTGATTCTAtataaatggaaaaacaaaacaatattgtCTCTCAGTGGAACTATTGGAGGTTTTGGATTATTACAACAAGTTGGAACATATATTCTAGTTTCTGTCAGCACTGAAACTGGTCTGGTATTCAGCCCTTATTGATATATAATGAAGGGGTGGACAGAACAATAGAAACACCTGTCATTAACATACCTGTATTAGTCAGCACTAAAAAGGTCAGCCTCCAAAATGATCATTAATTTGAATCAACAGTCTTGTTGCTGGACAATTATTTTGAACATCGGCTACATTCTAGTTTTGTCAGAATATAGTGTGGACTGTTTTTCACCTGAACCAAGTGTCAGGGTCATGTTATCCTTGCTTTACCAACCTGGCTCCTCCTCATTGTTCTCGTGTGTAAACTGTGGTAACTGTGACAGGCGATGTTGAAGAGGAAGGGGCAGGAGCGTTTGTGATCTTGCTGATgtcaaaaacaactttttttttatttgatttaagtttagaaaaataaagtgtAGTGGCATCATCTTCTAAATCTCTTTATCTGTGCCAGTTTTACCATTAGGCCTCCTACTATTTATCCTATTGGCTGACTTTTCAGCAGCAGGTGGTGGCTTTGAGGTTCCAGTCCCTTGGGCAGCTGCACATGACAGCACCGCCTACAGGCCGTCACACTATTGTTTTTAGAAGTGTGAGAGCACCTCCTATAGCATGTCTGCATTCAGCAGGAAGATAAGCTGTGATCTTATAAAGCCAAGTGTTCAAGCAAAGCAGAAATGTTgtgcctgttgtgtgtgtgtttgtgtgtgtgtgtctgtgtgtgtcaacatACATACAGTCACCTCAAAGTTCCATAGAGAGGCAGCTGACTGTAAACAACTGTCTCTAGGAAACAGAGCAGGTTGCAATGTCATCTgttgccttctctctctcttgtcacCCTCCCCTTTGTTCTCATTCCTTCATTCTTTCTCAtgtttcttccttcattctTTTAGCCCTGGCCCCTTTAAATGATCTCTTGGTTACTCTCTTCATTTTTCAGAAGCTcacctttttcattttcctttggAGCTGTCTACAGTGTCATTATGGAAATAGCTGCTTTTGATCATGTACACTTTGTATTTTGCTACTTTTGTATTAAATTGAAAACTGTTCCTGTTCTTAATCTCTGTGTCATAATGCTACAAACATTTCTGAATTCTTTCCAGATACTTTGCTGTACATAATGACGAATGAAGCAGGTGTATTCTCTTTGTTCTCTTCCTGTAACTGAGGCCTGTTGAATGGCTGACAGCCATTCAACAGGCCTTTTGGAGACAAAAGATTTGTCTTGAGCTTCCCTGAGAGGAAAGTCGATGTTTCAAATCCACAGAGGACCCGGCTTCTAAACTGTTCCATGGAGGAATCAACAGTTTCATGTCAATAGCCTCGGACAGATACTCATTAGACCCCATGCACCCTCAGAGGACAACCTTTTGTTACTGATAACTGGCTGAGACGATCTGTGGTAGCTGGAAGTTTGGAACCAAGTAACAGTGTGGAGAACAGGGAAGGACAGAAAGTAAATATAGGTTTGCAGTGTCTGTAGCTTgccagaataataataataataataacagttcTTTACTTCACTCACCAAAGTCTTGGGACATCCTGTTATGGTTTTAATGACGCTGCTTGGTGAAGTGTAGTAATAGGATTTCTAAATTCAAACTTGACAGTTTTCAGTAAAATAATAGGTAGAGTGAACTACaggaaatatatttgaaaatgaaagaatcCCCTAAGGAGTCAGAAATCAATAACTAAATATCTGTAATAATGGAATAAATGGATTACTTTTATAGGTCACAATTAAATGATAATATTACAGACTTCAATCCTgaatagttgtgtttgtttagtttgtatGTCACAAACAAATGGCCGCAACACTTTCCGTATgccttttcaaaaataaaagcacccCAGCTTTTTTGTTGATGGTGTCCATTCCCttgtttaaaaggttttttttaaattgtgaaatattttcagGAGCAGGAGAT belongs to Platichthys flesus chromosome 3, fPlaFle2.1, whole genome shotgun sequence and includes:
- the vamp8 gene encoding vesicle-associated membrane protein 8, producing MDKDAERGGVGAESEPQDKVQTLKDQVDGVKNIMTENVDRILARGERLDDLMGKSEDLQAGAQHFKQTSVKVARSYWWKNVKMVVVIVVIVLIIILIIILLATGVIPISSSGAPVGPLPEITTVKPSK